A window of the Hevea brasiliensis isolate MT/VB/25A 57/8 chromosome 6, ASM3005281v1, whole genome shotgun sequence genome harbors these coding sequences:
- the LOC110664427 gene encoding probable 26S proteasome non-ATPase regulatory subunit 3, which yields MTEDVEMKELPAPSNSATSSSPSTLNHLKEIASLIETGAYAREVRRIVRAVRLTMALRRKLKAQVLCAFLNFALSPGSEPHNRLAAHLPKEDEHEMEFDTATSVSQSPVKHPLPELEIYCYLLVLIYLIDQKKYSEAKACSSASVARLKNLNRRTVDVLASRLYFYYSLSYELTGDLAEIRGNLLALHRIATLRHDELGQETLLNLLLRNYLHYNLYDQAEKLRSKAPRFEAHSNQQFCRYLFYLGKIRTIQLEYTDAKESLLQAARKAPVAALGFRVQCNKWAIIVRLLLGEIPERTVFMQKGMENALRPYFELTNAVRIGDLELFKSVAEKFSTTFSSDRTHNLIVRLRHNVIRTGLRNISISYSRISLADVAKKLRLDTANPVADAESIVAKAIRDGAIDATIDHANGWMVSKETGDIYSTNEPQIAFNSRIAFCLNMHNDAVRALRFPPNSHKEKESAEKRRERQQQEQELAKHIAEEDDDEF from the exons ATGACTGAAGACGTCGAGATGAAGGAACTTCCTGCTCCCTCCAACTCCGCCACCTCCTCTTCCCCTTCCACACTCAACC ATTTGAAGGAGATCGCTTCACTGATTGAGACTGGTGCCTATGCCCGGGAGGTGCGGCGGATAGTGCGGGCTGTGCGCCTGACGATGGCCTTAAGGCGAAAGCTCAAGGCTCAAGTGCTCTGTGCCTTCCTCAATTTCGCTCTTAGTCCGGGATCTGAGCCTCATAATCGGCTAGCCGCCCATCTTCCCAAG GAGGATGAGCATGAAATGGAGTTTGATACTGCAACATCTGTTTCTCAATCTCCTGTGAAACACCCCTTACCAGAGCTGGAGATATACTGCTACTTGCTGGTGCTAATATATCTGATTGATCAGAAGAAGTACAGTGAG GCTAAAGCTTGTTCATCAGCAAGTGTTGCCCGTCTGAAGAACCTGAATAGGAGGACTGTTGATGTTCTGGCATCCAGGCTTTACTTTTATTACTCTCTTAGCTATGAACTTACTGGTGATCTTGCTGAAATCAGAGG taacctccttgctcTTCACCGCATTGCAACATTGCGCCATGATGAGCTTGGCCAG GAAACACTACTCAACCTGCTACTTCGCAATTACCTCCACTACAATTTGTATGATCAAGCAGAGAAGCTGAGGTCAAAGGCGCCACGATTTGAAGCTCATTCAAATCAGCAG TTCTGCCGGTACCTCTTTTACCTGGGAAAGATCAGGACAATTCAGTTGGAGTACACTGATGCAAAGGAGTCCCTCCTTCAAGCTGCCCGTAAAGCTCCTGTTGCAGCCCTTGGTTTTCGAGTTCAATGCAATAAATGGGCCATTATTGTCAGATTACTGCTGGGAGAAATCCCTGAGAGGACTGTTTTTATGCAGAAAGGGATGGAGAATGCTTTGAGGCCGTactttgagttgacaaat GCTGTTCGGATAGGGGATTTGGAACTCTTTAAATCTGTTGCCGAGAAGTTCTCAACCACTTTCAGTTCAGACAGGACTCACAATTTAATTGTAAGACTGCGGCACAATGTCATAAGGACTGGGCTTCGCAACATCAGTATTTCTTATTCTCGAATTTCACTAGCTGATGTGGCCAAGAAGTTAAGGTTGGACACTGCAAACCCTGTTGCTGATGCTGAGAGTATTGTAGCCAAGGCAATACGAGATGGTGCAATTGATGCAACTATTGATCATGCTAATGGGTGGATGGTATCAAAGGAAACAGGAGATATCTACTCTACAAACGAGCCTCAAATTGCATTTAATTCAAGGATTGCTTTCTGCCTCAACATGCATAATGATGCAGTTCGTGCACTTAGGTTTCCACCAAATTCCCATAAGGAGAAAGAAAGCGCTGAAAAGAGAAGGGAGAGACAACAGCAAGAGCAGGAGCTAGCAAAGCACATAGCTGAGGAGGATGATGATGAGTTTTAA